A stretch of the Bacteroidota bacterium genome encodes the following:
- a CDS encoding Crp/Fnr family transcriptional regulator — translation MSVKEQKIISLQEKLDKQSKELYLYYNIDKILNDFESSLVDIFQKLVDIIPNGFRFSKICTVQIIFDNQEITSKNFKKTELKLSSNIQDKDVKLGEINVFYIKNVRSDKGIFIENEKKLLKNISEKISNYLVFRKLKRTIQNISSSNEKKEVDSELEKTHNWLSSLHLNNEEIESITKVKISFNKGEIICKQGAITSYIMLLTNGLTKNYLEGITQRGFNFKIIKPFDFIGLSSLYGSNIYQFSGSAITKSTIYHIETKLLKEIIASNQMFAHEIHKWYCRITEWHLNRLSCIANKQSHGKIADVLLYLWEDVFEGKIIQSKITRKDIAELAAMSTESAVRILSELKKDRIIKILSNGIEISNPKLLKTISATG, via the coding sequence ATGTCTGTAAAAGAGCAAAAAATAATTTCCTTACAAGAAAAACTTGATAAACAAAGCAAAGAGTTATACCTCTATTACAATATTGATAAAATCTTAAATGACTTTGAAAGTAGTTTAGTTGATATTTTTCAAAAACTTGTTGATATTATCCCTAATGGTTTTAGATTCTCTAAAATATGTACCGTTCAAATAATTTTTGATAATCAAGAAATTACATCCAAAAATTTCAAAAAAACTGAATTAAAACTTAGTTCGAATATTCAGGATAAGGATGTTAAACTTGGAGAAATAAATGTTTTTTACATCAAGAATGTTCGTTCGGATAAAGGTATTTTTATTGAAAACGAAAAAAAACTATTAAAAAATATTAGTGAAAAAATTAGCAACTATTTAGTTTTTAGAAAGTTAAAGCGAACAATTCAAAATATAAGTTCAAGTAATGAAAAAAAAGAAGTTGACTCAGAATTAGAAAAAACACATAATTGGCTTTCAAGTCTTCATCTTAATAATGAAGAAATTGAAAGTATTACAAAAGTTAAAATTTCATTTAATAAAGGCGAAATTATTTGCAAGCAAGGAGCTATTACTTCGTACATAATGTTACTAACCAACGGACTAACAAAAAATTATCTTGAAGGAATAACACAACGGGGGTTCAATTTTAAAATAATAAAACCTTTTGATTTTATCGGACTATCATCTTTATATGGCAGTAATATTTATCAGTTTTCCGGTTCAGCAATAACAAAATCAACAATTTATCATATCGAGACAAAGCTATTAAAAGAGATTATAGCAAGCAACCAAATGTTTGCACATGAAATTCATAAATGGTATTGCCGAATAACAGAATGGCATCTAAACCGCCTATCGTGTATTGCCAACAAACAATCACACGGAAAAATTGCAGATGTATTACTCTATCTATGGGAAGATGTTTTTGAAGGTAAAATTATTCAATCAAAAATCACACGTAAAGATATTGCTGAACTCGCAGCAATGTCAACAGAAAGTGCTGTAAGGATTCTCTCTGAACTCAAAAAAGATAGGATTATTAAAATACTCAGCAACGGCATTGAAATTTCGAATCCAAAATTATTAAAAACAATAAGTGCTACAGGATAA